The following coding sequences are from one Streptomyces venezuelae window:
- a CDS encoding fumarate reductase/succinate dehydrogenase flavoprotein subunit → MSQVERQQWDVVVVGAGGAGLRAAIEAREQGARTAVICKSLFGKAHTVMAEGGIAASMGNVNSGDNWQVHFRDTLRGGKFLNQWRMAELHAREAPDRVWELETWGALFDRTPDGRISQRNFGGHEYPRLAHVGDRTGLELIRTLQQKIVALQQQDHKEFGDYEARLKVFQECTVTRVLKDESGDDGAEGGRVGGAFCYDRESGRFFVLEAPSVVLATGGIGKSFKVTSNSWEYTGDGHALALLAGAPLLNMEFVQFHPTGMVWPPSVKGILVTESVRGDGGVLRNSEGKRFMFDYVPDVFKEKYAQSEEEGDRWYEDPDHNRRPPELLPRDEVARAINAEVKAGRGSPHGGVFLDVSTRMPADVIKRRLPSMYHQFKELADVDITAEAMEVGPTCHYVMGGVAVDSDTAATRRVAGLFAAGEVAGGMHGSNRLGGNSLSDLLVFGRRAGLHAARYAAGLTARPVPDEVQVDTAAAEALRPFSAEGREDGVTPENPYTLHQELQQTMNDLVGIIRREAEMEQALDKLAELRVRARRAGVEGHRQFNPGWHLALDLRNMLLVSECIARAALERTESRGGHTREDHPAMNREWRRVNLLCRLADPTGGLAATDPVRGQIDLVRVTTEPIRPDLLALFDKEELVKYLSEEELYE, encoded by the coding sequence ATGTCTCAAGTGGAACGACAGCAGTGGGACGTCGTCGTGGTGGGGGCCGGGGGCGCGGGTCTGCGGGCCGCGATCGAGGCGCGCGAGCAGGGTGCCCGTACGGCCGTGATCTGCAAGTCGCTGTTCGGCAAGGCCCACACGGTGATGGCCGAGGGCGGCATCGCGGCCTCCATGGGCAATGTGAACTCGGGCGACAACTGGCAGGTCCACTTCCGCGACACCCTGCGCGGCGGCAAGTTCCTCAACCAGTGGCGCATGGCGGAGCTGCACGCCCGGGAGGCGCCGGACCGCGTGTGGGAACTGGAGACGTGGGGCGCGCTCTTCGACCGCACTCCGGACGGCCGGATCTCGCAGCGCAACTTCGGCGGCCACGAGTACCCGAGGCTCGCGCACGTCGGCGACCGCACCGGCCTGGAGCTGATCCGCACGCTGCAGCAGAAGATCGTCGCGCTGCAGCAGCAGGACCACAAGGAATTCGGCGACTACGAAGCACGCCTGAAGGTCTTCCAGGAGTGCACGGTCACGCGCGTGCTGAAGGACGAGTCGGGGGACGACGGGGCCGAGGGCGGCCGTGTCGGCGGTGCCTTCTGCTACGACCGGGAGTCGGGCCGCTTCTTCGTGCTCGAAGCGCCCAGCGTCGTCCTCGCGACCGGCGGCATCGGCAAGTCCTTCAAGGTGACGTCGAACTCGTGGGAGTACACGGGTGACGGGCACGCGCTCGCGCTGCTCGCCGGGGCGCCCCTGCTGAACATGGAGTTCGTGCAGTTCCACCCGACGGGGATGGTCTGGCCGCCGTCGGTCAAGGGCATCCTCGTCACCGAGTCCGTGCGCGGCGACGGCGGGGTGCTGCGCAACTCCGAGGGCAAACGGTTCATGTTCGACTACGTGCCCGACGTCTTCAAGGAGAAGTACGCGCAGTCGGAGGAGGAGGGCGACCGCTGGTACGAGGACCCGGACCACAACCGGCGCCCGCCCGAACTCCTCCCCCGCGACGAGGTCGCGCGCGCCATCAACGCCGAGGTGAAGGCGGGCCGCGGCTCCCCGCACGGCGGTGTCTTCCTCGACGTGTCGACGCGCATGCCCGCGGACGTCATCAAACGCCGACTGCCGTCGATGTACCACCAGTTCAAGGAGCTCGCGGACGTCGACATCACCGCGGAGGCGATGGAGGTCGGGCCGACCTGTCACTACGTGATGGGCGGCGTCGCGGTCGACTCCGACACCGCGGCCACGCGCCGCGTGGCGGGGCTCTTCGCCGCGGGCGAGGTCGCGGGCGGCATGCACGGCTCCAACCGGCTCGGCGGCAACTCCCTCTCCGACCTGCTGGTCTTCGGCCGGCGCGCGGGCCTGCACGCGGCCAGGTACGCCGCGGGGCTCACCGCACGCCCCGTGCCGGACGAGGTGCAGGTGGACACGGCGGCCGCGGAGGCGCTGCGGCCGTTCAGCGCCGAGGGCCGGGAGGACGGGGTGACCCCGGAGAACCCGTACACCCTCCACCAGGAGCTGCAGCAGACCATGAACGACCTGGTCGGCATCATCCGCCGCGAGGCGGAGATGGAGCAGGCCCTGGATAAGCTCGCCGAACTCCGGGTACGGGCGCGGCGCGCGGGCGTCGAGGGCCACCGGCAGTTCAACCCGGGCTGGCACCTCGCCCTGGACCTGCGGAACATGCTCCTGGTCAGCGAGTGCATCGCACGGGCCGCCCTGGAGCGCACGGAGAGCCGCGGCGGTCACACCCGCGAGGACCACCCGGCGATGAACCGCGAGTGGCGGCGGGTCAATCTCCTCTGCCGGCTCGCCGACCCGACGGGCGGCCTGGCGGCCACCGATCCCGTACGCGGCCAGATCGACCTCGTCCGCGTGACGACCGAGCCCATCCGCCCGGACCTGCTCGCCCTCTTCGACAAGGAGGAGCTGGTCAAGTACCTCTCTGAAGAGGAGCTGTACGAATGA
- a CDS encoding AAA family ATPase encodes MGATGGQGPGGTAGRLRAISDELSDRFLERADVVRTLLVTLLAGQHSLVLGPPGTAKSELARELTGRIDGAAYWEILLSKFTAPTRMFGPIDVAALARGEYRQVYEGRATTAHIAFIDEIFKCSTAALNETLGYLNERIYHPENGGEPIHCPLIGAITASNELPTGEDSAAIYDRLLVRIEVGYLEDPSNFASLVRSAVSRPTAPRRTTVELAALQEAVAEGVPSVEVPDAIVDAVCTLRAALRRKELVASDRRWRQAVGLLQASAYLDGRPAVAETDLSVLTHVLWNSPAERPTVEREVLHLVNPDAKEALDLADTIDELEAQLDAMAGQSREALSDWVIKKAHNKLATAGQRLEKLREEAANAGRSTSAIDRVTGRQRAVRARVLTEALGVDASAVQARF; translated from the coding sequence GTGGGGGCGACGGGCGGGCAGGGCCCCGGGGGTACCGCGGGGCGGCTTCGGGCGATCAGCGACGAGCTCTCCGACCGCTTCCTCGAGCGCGCCGACGTCGTGCGGACCCTGCTGGTGACGCTGCTGGCCGGGCAGCACTCCCTCGTGCTCGGCCCGCCGGGAACGGCCAAGTCCGAGCTGGCCAGGGAGCTCACGGGCCGGATCGACGGCGCGGCGTACTGGGAGATCCTGCTGTCGAAGTTCACCGCGCCGACGCGGATGTTCGGCCCCATCGACGTCGCCGCGCTCGCCCGGGGCGAGTACCGACAGGTCTACGAAGGCCGCGCCACGACCGCGCACATCGCGTTCATCGACGAGATATTCAAGTGCTCCACGGCGGCGCTGAACGAGACGCTGGGCTACCTCAACGAACGGATCTACCACCCGGAGAACGGCGGCGAACCGATCCACTGCCCCCTCATCGGGGCCATCACGGCGAGCAACGAGCTGCCCACCGGCGAGGATTCGGCCGCGATCTACGACCGGCTCCTCGTACGGATCGAGGTCGGCTACCTCGAAGACCCCTCGAACTTCGCCTCCCTGGTCCGCTCCGCCGTCAGCCGCCCGACGGCACCGCGGCGGACCACCGTCGAACTGGCCGCGTTGCAGGAGGCCGTGGCGGAGGGCGTCCCCTCCGTAGAGGTCCCCGACGCGATCGTGGACGCGGTGTGCACGTTGCGGGCCGCCCTGCGCCGCAAGGAACTCGTCGCCTCCGACCGCCGTTGGCGGCAGGCTGTGGGCCTGCTCCAGGCGTCCGCGTACCTCGACGGACGCCCGGCGGTCGCGGAGACCGACCTGTCGGTGCTCACGCACGTGCTGTGGAACTCGCCGGCCGAGCGGCCGACCGTCGAGCGCGAGGTACTGCACCTGGTCAACCCCGACGCCAAGGAAGCACTCGACCTGGCCGACACCATCGACGAGTTGGAGGCCCAGCTCGACGCGATGGCCGGGCAGTCGCGCGAGGCGCTGAGCGACTGGGTCATCAAAAAGGCCCACAACAAGCTCGCCACGGCGGGGCAGCGGCTGGAGAAGCTGCGCGAGGAGGCGGCGAACGCCGGGCGCTCCACGTCCGCCATCGACCGTGTCACCGGCCGCCAGCGCGCCGTCCGTGCCCGCGTCCTCACCGAGGCGCTCGGCGTGGACGCGAGCGCGGTGCAGGCGCGGTTCTGA
- a CDS encoding SpoIIE family protein phosphatase gives MTGAGRGELEGTVRVSEIPAKATESDGPSGDATAEDATVGDEPNADVPNADAPSAEVSNAEVSNADVPAVDVPVDETWQSNPPGSIYDYIKVASFSIGADGLIDQWSVRAERLFGVAARDAVGKDPIEAFVPPELRSGGHRKMAEILDGREWTGVVPFRLPEDVLTPGGPDDPRTGRERGTGGLEGVAEVYVMPTVTEEGERAAVCIVVDVRVLRQIETDLAASQAIFGQSPFGFLLFGTDLKVQRANRRFAAVFGGGVEDQRGRTVHDYLPRHEADRMAAALKRVLETGDSVTDMQIVGPAPGSTDRRHWSINLYRVHSGSGRPIGVAGLGTDVTRRHAAAREAAHARRNLALLNEAGARIGNSLDLETTARELLDVAVPGFCDLASVDLYQGLLDGDETPPGLADGSADLRRVAFASAVADAPFPDGSAPIDVGAVHRFAFTSPCADALRAARPRLVTGADDESASRLTKGLVQSTLAVPMVAHDTVVGLAQFSRTKGSEPFGERDRALAVELAARAAVCIDNARLYRREHERALILQRSLLPPGDPEASGLDIACRYLPGNAATEVGGDWFDVIELPGHRTALVVGDVMGRGLRAAVAMGELRTAVRTLALLDLEPAEVLSALDEIAQGLGNPAGLQRATRGARKAADADADLSEVYLATCVYAVYDAVTRRCTFANAGHLPPVLVEPGESALMLDVPPGMPLGVGGEPFEDVEVEIPEGALLALYTDGLVESRDHPLDEGLNAFVRALNDAPTTLEDACDHVLNTLDTHHGEDDIALLMARVEGLPTDHVGDWTLPRDLKSVGRARELACDQLRDWDLERLCDTAELLVSELVTNALRYGDGDIRLRLLLDRTLVCEVWDASFVQPRRRRARDTDEGGRGLQLVGLLSAAWGSRRTPRGKTVWFELALPDGDSEPMDAAEALLSLF, from the coding sequence GTGACCGGTGCCGGACGCGGTGAGCTGGAGGGGACGGTTCGCGTGAGCGAGATACCAGCGAAGGCGACGGAGAGCGACGGTCCGTCGGGCGACGCGACGGCCGAGGACGCGACGGTCGGCGACGAGCCGAACGCTGACGTACCGAACGCTGACGCGCCGAGCGCCGAGGTGTCGAACGCCGAGGTGTCGAACGCCGACGTGCCGGCGGTGGACGTGCCGGTCGACGAGACGTGGCAGAGCAACCCACCCGGTTCGATCTACGACTACATCAAGGTCGCGTCGTTCTCGATCGGGGCCGACGGCCTCATCGACCAGTGGAGCGTGCGCGCCGAGCGCCTGTTCGGCGTGGCCGCGCGGGACGCCGTCGGCAAGGACCCCATCGAGGCCTTCGTCCCGCCCGAACTGCGTTCGGGCGGCCACCGCAAGATGGCGGAGATCCTCGACGGACGCGAGTGGACGGGCGTGGTGCCCTTCAGGCTGCCCGAGGACGTCCTGACGCCCGGCGGTCCCGACGACCCGCGCACGGGCCGTGAGCGGGGCACGGGCGGCCTGGAAGGCGTCGCCGAGGTGTACGTGATGCCGACCGTGACCGAGGAGGGCGAGCGGGCCGCGGTCTGCATCGTCGTCGATGTCCGGGTGCTCCGGCAGATCGAGACCGACCTCGCCGCGTCCCAGGCCATTTTCGGCCAATCTCCCTTCGGCTTCCTGCTGTTCGGCACGGACCTGAAGGTGCAGCGCGCCAACCGTCGGTTCGCCGCCGTCTTCGGCGGGGGCGTCGAGGACCAGCGGGGCCGCACCGTCCACGACTACCTGCCGCGCCACGAGGCCGACCGCATGGCCGCCGCCCTCAAGCGTGTCCTCGAGACCGGCGACTCCGTGACGGACATGCAGATCGTGGGACCCGCACCCGGCAGCACCGACCGACGGCACTGGTCGATCAACCTGTACCGCGTGCACAGCGGTTCGGGCCGCCCCATCGGCGTCGCCGGCCTCGGCACCGACGTGACCCGCCGGCACGCCGCCGCGCGGGAGGCCGCCCACGCCCGGCGCAACCTCGCGCTGCTGAACGAGGCCGGGGCCCGCATCGGCAACTCGCTGGACCTGGAGACCACCGCGCGGGAACTGCTCGACGTCGCCGTCCCCGGCTTCTGCGACCTCGCCTCCGTGGACCTGTACCAAGGCCTCCTCGACGGCGACGAGACGCCGCCGGGGCTCGCCGACGGCAGCGCGGACCTGCGCCGCGTGGCCTTCGCGAGCGCCGTCGCCGACGCCCCGTTCCCGGACGGCAGCGCGCCCATAGACGTGGGCGCCGTGCACCGGTTCGCCTTCACGTCACCCTGCGCCGACGCCCTCCGCGCGGCCCGGCCCCGCCTGGTCACGGGGGCCGACGACGAATCGGCGAGCCGCCTCACCAAGGGCCTCGTCCAGTCGACGCTCGCCGTGCCGATGGTCGCCCACGACACCGTGGTCGGCCTCGCCCAGTTCTCCCGTACGAAGGGAAGCGAGCCGTTCGGGGAGCGCGACCGGGCGCTCGCCGTCGAACTGGCCGCGCGAGCCGCCGTCTGCATCGACAACGCCCGCCTCTACCGCCGCGAGCACGAGCGCGCGCTGATACTGCAACGCTCCCTGCTGCCGCCCGGCGACCCGGAGGCGTCCGGACTCGACATCGCCTGCCGCTATCTGCCGGGCAACGCCGCCACGGAGGTCGGCGGCGACTGGTTCGACGTCATCGAGCTGCCCGGCCACCGCACCGCGCTCGTCGTCGGTGACGTCATGGGACGCGGTCTGCGCGCCGCCGTCGCCATGGGGGAGCTGCGCACCGCCGTCCGCACGCTGGCCCTCCTCGACCTGGAACCCGCCGAGGTGCTCTCCGCCCTCGACGAGATCGCCCAGGGCCTCGGCAACCCCGCGGGGCTCCAGCGGGCCACCAGGGGCGCCCGCAAGGCGGCGGACGCGGACGCGGACCTCAGCGAGGTCTACCTCGCCACGTGCGTGTACGCGGTCTACGACGCCGTCACGCGCCGCTGCACGTTCGCCAACGCGGGCCACCTCCCGCCCGTCCTCGTCGAGCCGGGCGAATCCGCGCTCATGCTCGACGTACCGCCGGGCATGCCGCTCGGCGTCGGGGGCGAACCCTTCGAGGACGTCGAGGTCGAAATCCCCGAGGGCGCCCTGCTCGCGCTCTACACCGACGGGCTCGTCGAATCCCGCGACCACCCGCTCGACGAGGGCCTGAACGCGTTCGTACGCGCCCTGAACGACGCGCCGACGACCCTGGAGGACGCCTGCGACCACGTCCTGAACACGCTGGACACCCACCACGGGGAGGACGACATCGCCCTCCTGATGGCCCGCGTCGAAGGACTGCCCACCGACCACGTCGGTGACTGGACGCTGCCACGCGACCTGAAGTCGGTCGGCCGCGCCCGTGAACTCGCCTGCGACCAGCTGCGCGACTGGGACCTCGAACGGCTCTGCGACACGGCGGAACTGCTGGTCAGTGAGCTCGTCACCAACGCACTGCGGTACGGCGACGGCGACATCCGGCTGCGTCTCCTGCTCGACCGGACGCTGGTGTGCGAGGTGTGGGACGCGAGCTTCGTGCAGCCGCGCCGCCGCCGTGCGCGGGACACCGACGAGGGCGGTCGCGGACTCCAGCTGGTGGGGCTGCTCAGCGCGGCGTGGGGCTCGCGCAGGACACCGCGCGGCAAGACGGTGTGGTTCGAACTGGCGCTGCCGGACGGGGACTCGGAGCCGATGGACGCGGCGGAGGCGTTGCTGAGCCTGTTCTGA
- a CDS encoding TPM domain-containing protein, producing MTPPSSTAARAAAVAVAVLLAWFPPLSASPAAADAPVALDRLYDDRRVQLFVVCVRDLSGRPPRSRADATADRNGLGLDDVLLAGRPVPTPSVTPGTADPGADVSGADDSATGDLVLPVAAACAAGVAATLAYRRRRKRTTTRTTPGGGWGQGDTGKQPTPLPDLDAQARLLLMETDDAVRASTEELGFAAAQFGEDAARPFADALAYARTELTAAFRLRQELDDAFPEDDPTRRRMLEEIVARCTEAGRRLDAEADRGAIRRWPARRPPRRRTR from the coding sequence GTGACGCCGCCCTCGTCGACAGCCGCACGGGCAGCAGCGGTCGCGGTGGCCGTGCTGCTCGCCTGGTTTCCGCCGCTGAGCGCCTCCCCCGCGGCCGCCGACGCCCCGGTCGCACTCGACCGGCTGTACGACGACCGGCGCGTGCAGCTCTTCGTCGTCTGCGTACGTGACCTCTCCGGGCGTCCCCCGCGGAGCCGGGCGGACGCCACGGCCGACCGCAACGGCCTCGGGCTCGACGACGTGCTGCTCGCCGGGCGCCCCGTGCCCACCCCGTCCGTCACGCCGGGCACGGCGGACCCGGGCGCAGACGTGTCCGGAGCGGACGACTCCGCGACGGGTGACCTCGTCCTCCCCGTGGCGGCGGCGTGCGCCGCCGGGGTCGCCGCCACCCTCGCGTACAGGCGGCGCAGGAAGCGCACCACCACCCGCACGACCCCCGGCGGCGGCTGGGGGCAGGGCGACACCGGCAAACAACCGACCCCGCTCCCCGACCTCGACGCGCAGGCCCGCCTGCTGCTCATGGAGACCGATGACGCGGTCCGCGCCAGCACCGAGGAGCTCGGCTTCGCCGCGGCGCAGTTCGGCGAGGACGCGGCCAGGCCCTTCGCCGACGCGCTCGCGTACGCCCGGACGGAGCTGACGGCGGCGTTCCGGCTCCGCCAGGAGCTCGACGACGCCTTCCCCGAGGACGATCCCACCAGGCGCCGCATGCTGGAGGAGATCGTGGCGCGCTGCACGGAGGCGGGCCGCCGCCTCGACGCGGAGGCCGATCGCGGCGCGATCAGGCGGTGGCCCGCGCGAAGACCGCCCAGACGCAGAACCAGATGA
- a CDS encoding succinate dehydrogenase/fumarate reductase iron-sulfur subunit: MSSSYDARFKVWRGDLSGGDLEDFKIEVNEGEVVLDIIHRLQATQAPDLAVRWNCKAGKCGSCSAEINGRPRLMCMTRMSVFDRDEVITVTPLRAFPVVRDLVTDVGFNYTKAREVPAFVPPADLGPGEYRMQQSDVDRPQEFRKCIECFLCQDTCHVVRDHEENKGAFAGPRFLMRVAELDMHPLDAAAETGLDRKRTAQDEHGLGYCNITKCCTEVCPEGIKITDNALIPLKERAVDRKYDPLVWLGNKIRRRTE; this comes from the coding sequence ATGAGTTCGTCGTACGACGCGCGATTCAAGGTCTGGCGCGGGGACCTGAGCGGCGGGGACCTGGAGGACTTCAAGATCGAGGTCAACGAGGGGGAGGTCGTCCTCGACATCATCCACCGCCTCCAGGCCACGCAGGCCCCCGACCTCGCGGTGCGCTGGAACTGCAAGGCGGGCAAGTGCGGTTCGTGCTCGGCCGAGATCAACGGGCGCCCCCGCCTGATGTGCATGACGCGGATGTCGGTCTTCGACCGCGACGAGGTCATCACGGTGACGCCGCTGCGCGCGTTCCCCGTGGTGCGCGACCTGGTGACGGACGTCGGCTTCAACTACACGAAGGCGCGCGAGGTCCCGGCGTTTGTACCGCCCGCGGACCTCGGTCCCGGCGAGTACCGCATGCAGCAGTCGGACGTGGACCGTCCGCAGGAGTTCCGCAAGTGCATCGAGTGTTTCCTGTGCCAGGACACGTGCCACGTGGTGCGCGACCACGAGGAGAACAAGGGTGCCTTCGCGGGCCCGCGGTTCCTGATGCGCGTCGCCGAACTGGACATGCATCCGCTGGACGCGGCAGCGGAGACCGGCCTCGACCGCAAGCGCACGGCGCAGGACGAGCACGGGCTCGGCTACTGCAACATCACGAAGTGCTGCACGGAGGTGTGCCCGGAGGGCATCAAGATCACGGACAACGCGCTGATCCCGCTGAAGGAACGGGCCGTCGACCGGAAGTACGACCCGTTGGTGTGGCTGGGGAACAAGATCCGCAGGAGGACGGAGTAG